The Saccharothrix violaceirubra genome segment ACGGTCAGCAGGCCGGGTGCCCGGCGGACCTTCTCGACCAGGTCGGTCTTGCCGCGCGCTTCGAGCGTCGATTCCAGTTCCGGCTGGGGGCGGAAGTACTCGACGACCGAGTCCTTGCCGGGCGAGGTCACGATCACCAGCCGGCTCGCGCCCGCCTCGGCGGCCTCGGTGGCGACCAGTTCGATCCCGGGGGTGTCGACGACCGGCAGCAGCTCCTTGGGCACCGCTTTGGTGGTCGGGAGGAAGCGCGTGCCCAGTCCCGCCGCGGGCACGATTGCTGTCTGGAAGGCGCTCATGAAGAGCGAGCGTAACGGCGTGCGTAGGGGTAATCGCGATGACGTCCGATGAACGTGACCGGAAGACGACGGAGCGCGCACGGCTGCGCGCCGCTCGGCGTAGTGCCCCGGCGGCGCCCATGTCGGCCGAAGGGCTCGCGGCGGTGGAGGCGTTCGGCGTCGTTCCCGGTGGAACGGTGTGCGCGTATTGGGCGGTGGGCTCGGAACCGGGGTCGCGGGCGATGCTGGACGCGTTGTCGGCGTTCCGTGTCCTGTTGCCGGTCGTGGCAGGGGACGGACCGTTGGATTGGGCGGTGTACGCGCCTGACGCCCTGCGCGCGGGGCCATACGGATTGCTCGAACCTTCCGGTCCGCTGCTGGGCGTGTCGGCCGTCGCGTCGGCGGCGGTCGTGCTCGTGCCGGCGTTGGCGGTGGACCACGCGGGCGTGCGGTTGGGGAAGGGCGGCGGGTATTACGACCGGACGTTGGCGGCGGCGACGGGTGCGTTGGTGGCGGTGGTGCGCGACGAGGAGTTCGTGGAGGTGCTTCCGGCTGAACCGCATGACGTCCGGATGGACGCGGTGGTGACTCCGGGGCGTGGTGTGGTCCGTCTCCCGTTGTGACGTTGACCTGTGATGTTTGCGTGACGTACGTCGGCCGGCGCATCATCGTGCCTGGCACTCGTGACGTCGGAGTGCCAATCGTGAACCGTGGAGGGGCAACCGTGCCGACCTATCAGTACGCCTGCACCGAGTGCGATCACCGGTTCGAAGCGGTGCAGTCCTTCTCCGACGCCGCGTTGGCCGAGTGCCCGCAGTGCACCGGCAGGCTGCGCAAGCTCTACGGCGCCGTGGGCGTGGTGTTCAAGGGCAGCGGCTTCTACCGGACGGACAACAGGTCGTCCGCCACCGGTTCCTCGTCGACGACGACGTCCGCGAAGACCGAGTCCACTTCTTCCGCTTCGACGAAGAGCGAGTCCACTTCGTCCACCGCGGCGGCTTCCTGATCCCCAGGTTGTCCACAGGCCCCCGAGTTGTCCACAGCCCGGGGGCCTTCGCCCACTCCGGACCCGAAACCGCCCTACGGTCGGTCCCATGCACAACCTCCGCAAAGTCTTGGCGGTCCTGTCGGCACTGACCGGCCTGTTCCTGCTGCTGCGTCCGGCACCCCCGACCACCACGGTCCTGCTGACGACCCGCGACCTGCCGCCCGGCGTCCCCCTGGCCAAGGAGGACGTGCGGACGACGGAGATCCCCGCCACCCTGGCCCCACCGGGCGCCGCGACACCCACGTCCGCCGAGGGCAGGACCCTGGGGTCACCCGCCGGCGCGGGCGAGATCCTCACCGACGCGCGCCTGACGACCGCGGATCCGGATACCGCGACCGTGGCCGTGAAGCCGACGGACCCGGCCGTCCTCACCCTGCTGAAGCCGGGCGGGCGGGTGGATGTGGTCACGGAAACCGGCGTGCTGGCCGAGAACGCGACAGTGATCGCCGTCCACGACAACACGGTCGTGGTCCTGTCGACGGACGCCACCACAGCGGCCCGCGTGGCCACCGAGTCCCTGACCCATCCGTTGGCGGTCACCGTCCACTAACCACCGGCCTGACCACCGGGTCGCCTCCCTGGCCACCTCCAGGAGGCGACCCACCTGCCAGGATCAAGCAGGCTGGCGACGCACCACCCTCGACGCCCCAGCCCCGCCAAACCCGAATGAAAGCCGACCCAATCCCCGCCAAAACCCCAGGTCAACAAGTGTGTCTTCCCCGCGCACGCGGGGATGGTCTCCCACTTGCCTTCCAAGCGGTTTCACACGGAGTGTCTTCCCCGCGCACGCGGGGATGGTCCCTGCTACGCGAGCGTGCGGGACGTCAAGGACGTGTCTTCCCCGCACACGCGGGGATGGTCCCGCGATCAGGCCAGCGCCGCCGCCGCAGCCGCGGTCTTCCCCGCACACGCGGGGATGGTCCTGGCGGACGCATACCGACTCGCCTGCGATAAGGAGTCTTCCCCGCACACGCGGGGGTGGTCCGTTGGCGCGCACCATGCCGTATGCCCTGGTGCGGGCCTTCCCCGCATGCGCGGCGGAGCCACCTCATGCCGGCATCGGCGACCGATGCAGTCCTCCCCTCGAGAGCGGGTCGGGGCCTCTCCCGGTGGTGGAGGTGGCCGGGTTTCCGCACCCGTCGGGTTGCCGCCGCGGGTCGTGGCGGTCTTCCTCGCCCAAGAAGGCATGGCGGCGGTTCGAGGAGGGGGCTTCCGGCGAACGAGCGGGTGTCGTTTGTGGACATTCCGAGTGGATGGTGGGCTCGCACGGGCACCTTGGCAGTGCGATCTTCGGGGCTGGTCGGAGGGGGTGGCGTGGGGGTCGCTAACCTCCCGCTCGCCCTCAAGTCGTCCTCCCGAACGGAGAGCAAGTCGTGATCAAGGGCTTCAAGGACTTCCTCATGCGCGGCAACGTCATCGACCTGGCCGTGGCCGTGGTCATCGGCGCCGCGTTCAACGCGATCGTCACGGCGTTCACGTCGAACCTGATCAACCCGCTCATCGCGCTCTTCGGCGGCAACGACGTCAAGGGCCTCGCCGTCCAGCTCGGCAGCACGGACAAGACCGTCATCGACTTCGGCGCGATCATCACCGCAGTGATCAACTTCGTGATCGTCGCGGCGGTCGTCTACTTCATCTTCGTACTGCCCATGAACAAGATCAAGGAGCGGCGCAAGCGCGGCGAGGAGCCCGGTCCCGCCGAGCCGACCGACGTGGAACTGCTCAAGGAGATCCGCGACCTCCTGGCCGCCCAGCAGCGCCGCGACTGACCATCGGCAGATTCCCACGACCAGGTGAGTATTCCGCCGACCATCGAGGTCTGCCCCGGTTCGTCCCCGGGCGGATCACCGCACCGACGAGTTCGCACCGGTCGGCGGGTGTGATCCCCGCCGACCGGTTCGGGAGAAGCGGAAGTCGAGGACCCGGGCGGCCAGGTCCAGCGGTCGGCGACCACGCCGATCCGGATCGGCGCATCGGGCGGGCGGCGTACGTGGGTGACCGGTCGAGCCATCCCCGGTGAAGTCGGGGCGGCATCCGGATTGCGCGACACGTGACGACGACCGACCAGGTCGTACGACGGGAGGAACCCGGCCGGCACTCGCGGACGGGGGCCGGTGGGGTCGCGAGGTGGTCGGCCGCGTACCGCGCCGGACGACAGCCGCCGGGACCGGACCGAAAACGTGCCGCGTTCCGAAACAGCCGTCCGGGACTCGGGTTCCCGAGACGGCACAGCCGGAGGACACAGGTGCCGCTTCCGGTGGCAGACGGTCGGGCCGGACCGGGTCGGGGCTCCGGCCCGGTCCGGGCCTCGGGCTTCAGGTGCCGTGGTGCGGGGGGCGGTTCTCCTCGTACCACTCGTCCGCCCGTGCGGACGGGGGCGGGTCGTCCGACTCGGGCAGGACCTCGCCGAACACCTCGGCCAGGCGGCGGCGTCGGGCCGCCGCTTCGGCCGTCGGGTCCGGCGGGGGCGTCGTCACGCCTCGTCCAAGCCCGAGAGTTGCTCGATCACGTAAGGCACCAGCGCCGTCAAGGTGGCCATGCCGTCGCGGACCGCCGATCGTGAACCCGCCAGGTTCACCACCAGGGTGCTGCCCGACACGCCGACCAGGCCGCGCGAGATGCCCGCGTCGACCGCACCCGCCGCCAGACCCGACGCGCGCAATGCCTCCGCGATGCCGGCGATCGGCCGGTCGAGGACGCCCTGCGTGGCGTCCGGCGTGACGTCGCGGGGCGACACGCCGGTGCCGCCCACCGTCACCACGAGGTCGACACCGCCGATGACCGCCGTGTTGAGCGCGGCCCGGATGCCGACGACCTCGCCTTCGACGGCGACCGTGCCGTCGACGATGAAACCCGCCTCCTCAAGCAACTCGGTGACCAGCGGTCCCGTGCTGTCGTCGTGCTCACCGTGCGCCACCCGGTCGTCCACGATCACGACAAGGGCGCGTCCCAGGCGCTGCGCGCTGCGTTCCATGCTGGTCACCGTAGCCAATCGGCGGTCGGAAGGTTTCGTCGGAACCGGGACGTGTCGACGCACCCGGCGGGACATGCGAGATCGCACACCGGGCGGTGAGGGGTGGCCGCCCGGTGTGCGATCGCGGTACCGACCCGGGGCACGTCGGGCCGGGGTCTGCGGTGGGGTCAGCGGGTCTCGACAGGCTGGCTGCCGAGGGTGACCTCCACGGTCTTGTCGCCGATCGTGAGCTTGACCTTGTCGCCCGGTGCCCGGGACCGCACGGCGGCCACGAGCGCGTCGGACGTGTCGATCGGGCGGTCGCCGAACTTGGTGATCACGTCGCCCGCCTTGACGCCCGCCTGCTCGGCCGCGCCGCCGCCCGAGACCTCGCGGACCTGCGCGCCGCCCTCCTGGACGTCGGTGACCTGCACGCCGAGCACGGTCTGGGTGGCCTTGCCGGTCTCGCTGAGTTCCTTGGCCGTGCGCCGGGCCTGGTCGATCGGGATGGCGAAGCCGATGCCGACCGAGCCGCCCTGCGACGTCTGGCTGGAGTTGGGGCTGTAGATCGCGGAGTTGATGCCGATCACGCGGCCGTTCATGTCGACCAGCGGCCCGCCGGAGTTGCCGGGGTTGATCGCGGCGTCGGTCTGCACGGCGTTGAGCACGGTGGCCTGGCTGCCCTGCTCGCCGCCCGCGCGCACCGGCCGGTCGAGCGAGCTGACGATGCCGGACGTGACCGTGCCGGCCAGGTCGAACGGCGAACCGACGGCCACCACCTGCTGACCGACCTTCAGGTCGCCGGACGAGCCGAGTTCGGCGGTCGGCAGCCCGGACACGCCCTGGACCTTGATCACGGCCAGGTCGGACGACGGGTCACGACCCACGATGCGGGCGTCGGCGATCTTGCCGTCCTGGAACTGCACCTTGATCGCGCCGCCGCTCGCGGCCGACTCGACGACGTGGTTGTTGGTCAGCACGAGCCCGTCGGAGCTGATCACGAAGCCGGACCCGGTGCCGCCGCTGAGCTGCACCTGGACCACGGTCGGCAGTACCTTCCGCGCGACCGACTCGATGGTCCCCTCGGCCGTGTTGCCGGACTGCCGCACGGGCGGCGCCGCGTCGAGCGCGTTGCTCACCGCGGACGTCCGGTCGTTCGCGGCCTGGTACCCGACGTAGCCGCCGATGCCGCCGGCCAGCCCGCCGACCACGAGGACGAGCGCCGCGACCCCCGCCGCGACCCGCCCCCGGCTCCTGGGCGCCCGCGGCACGGGAGCCCCGAAGGACTGGGGCTGACCCGGAACACCCTGGTAGGGGTGCCGCGGAAAGCCCTGCTGCGCCCAGGCTCCCGAGTCGGTGGAGGGACGTTCCCAAGGACTCGCCGCGGCGCCGTGCGGTGCGGCTTGGCCGTAGGTGCCGAACGCCGTCGTGGCGGCCTGGCCATCGGCGTTCCCGTACGGACCGCCCGCGGCTCCCTGGTCACCACCGGGCCCGGACGGGTGGCCCGTGCCGACCGAAGGACCCCGGTCGACGCCACCCGCCGACGAGCCGCTCGCGAACGAGCCGCCGGAGGGGTGGCCCACACCGGGCGAAGCGCCCTCGGCCTCGGGAGAACCGCCGGACGAGGAGCCCTCGCCGCCGAACGCGTCGGCGGCCGGGTGGCCCGTCGCGGAACCCCCGCCGACGGTGGAACCGGTCGAAGCGCCGGGCAGACCGTGCGTCGCGGTCGGGCCCGATTCCACCTCCTGGGTGGAGAAGTCCGCCGGCCGCGTGGAACCGGGCGCTGCCACGCCCGACCCCGACGCGGCTGGAGATCGTCCGGAGGACGAGTTTTCGGCCGGTCGCGCGGGGGCACCCTGCCAGGCTCCCGGCGCGGCCGACCGGTCCGGTCCGGCGGCGTCGCCCTGCACGACGTCCCGCGAACCGGGGTCGCGGGGGACGGTCGCCCCCGCGGCCGGTGCGACGCCGCCCTGCACGGCGTCGGCACCGGAGTTCCTGTCCGTCCACTCGGGACGGTCACGACCGGGGTCCGAGCCGTCCGACGACGGGTTCGACTCCGGCCGCTGAGGCTCGTTCTCGGTCATGTCCACCACTCTGGGGTGCGCGCCTGAGAGGAGCCTTAAACGAAACTGGGCATCAGTTGTGAACCTCGCGGAGTCTGCGGGCGACGTCCTCCGGCGTGGCGTCGTTGATCCACACGCCCATGCCCGACTCGGACCCGGCCAGGTACTTGAGCTTGTCCGCCGCACGCCGCACGGAGAACACCTCCAGGAACAGCCACAACGCGTCATGCCCCACTCGGACGGGTGCCTGGTGCCACGCCGCGATGTAAGGCAAAGGCTTGTCGTACAAGGCGTCCAGCCGCCGCAGCACCGCCGGGTACAGCTCGGCGAAGTCCGCCCGTTCCTCGGCGCTCAAAGCGGGCAGATCGGGCACGTGCCGACGTGGCACGACGTGCACCTCGACCGGCCACCGCGCCGCGACCGGCACGAACGCCGTCCAGTACGGGCTTTCCGCGATCACCCGGGGTCCATTCCGTTCCACCGCAAGGACATCGCCCATCAGGGGACGTCCGGTCGACGCCAGGTGGTCCTCGGCGACGGACAGCATCTGTTCCGTCCG includes the following:
- a CDS encoding FmdB family zinc ribbon protein, whose translation is MPTYQYACTECDHRFEAVQSFSDAALAECPQCTGRLRKLYGAVGVVFKGSGFYRTDNRSSATGSSSTTTSAKTESTSSASTKSESTSSTAAAS
- a CDS encoding MogA/MoaB family molybdenum cofactor biosynthesis protein, which produces MERSAQRLGRALVVIVDDRVAHGEHDDSTGPLVTELLEEAGFIVDGTVAVEGEVVGIRAALNTAVIGGVDLVVTVGGTGVSPRDVTPDATQGVLDRPIAGIAEALRASGLAAGAVDAGISRGLVGVSGSTLVVNLAGSRSAVRDGMATLTALVPYVIEQLSGLDEA
- the mscL gene encoding large-conductance mechanosensitive channel protein MscL; this translates as MIKGFKDFLMRGNVIDLAVAVVIGAAFNAIVTAFTSNLINPLIALFGGNDVKGLAVQLGSTDKTVIDFGAIITAVINFVIVAAVVYFIFVLPMNKIKERRKRGEEPGPAEPTDVELLKEIRDLLAAQQRRD
- a CDS encoding SAF domain-containing protein; this translates as MHNLRKVLAVLSALTGLFLLLRPAPPTTTVLLTTRDLPPGVPLAKEDVRTTEIPATLAPPGAATPTSAEGRTLGSPAGAGEILTDARLTTADPDTATVAVKPTDPAVLTLLKPGGRVDVVTETGVLAENATVIAVHDNTVVVLSTDATTAARVATESLTHPLAVTVH
- a CDS encoding 5-formyltetrahydrofolate cyclo-ligase; this encodes MTSDERDRKTTERARLRAARRSAPAAPMSAEGLAAVEAFGVVPGGTVCAYWAVGSEPGSRAMLDALSAFRVLLPVVAGDGPLDWAVYAPDALRAGPYGLLEPSGPLLGVSAVASAAVVLVPALAVDHAGVRLGKGGGYYDRTLAAATGALVAVVRDEEFVEVLPAEPHDVRMDAVVTPGRGVVRLPL
- a CDS encoding trypsin-like peptidase domain-containing protein, with the translated sequence MTENEPQRPESNPSSDGSDPGRDRPEWTDRNSGADAVQGGVAPAAGATVPRDPGSRDVVQGDAAGPDRSAAPGAWQGAPARPAENSSSGRSPAASGSGVAAPGSTRPADFSTQEVESGPTATHGLPGASTGSTVGGGSATGHPAADAFGGEGSSSGGSPEAEGASPGVGHPSGGSFASGSSAGGVDRGPSVGTGHPSGPGGDQGAAGGPYGNADGQAATTAFGTYGQAAPHGAAASPWERPSTDSGAWAQQGFPRHPYQGVPGQPQSFGAPVPRAPRSRGRVAAGVAALVLVVGGLAGGIGGYVGYQAANDRTSAVSNALDAAPPVRQSGNTAEGTIESVARKVLPTVVQVQLSGGTGSGFVISSDGLVLTNNHVVESAASGGAIKVQFQDGKIADARIVGRDPSSDLAVIKVQGVSGLPTAELGSSGDLKVGQQVVAVGSPFDLAGTVTSGIVSSLDRPVRAGGEQGSQATVLNAVQTDAAINPGNSGGPLVDMNGRVIGINSAIYSPNSSQTSQGGSVGIGFAIPIDQARRTAKELSETGKATQTVLGVQVTDVQEGGAQVREVSGGGAAEQAGVKAGDVITKFGDRPIDTSDALVAAVRSRAPGDKVKLTIGDKTVEVTLGSQPVETR